The following coding sequences are from one Lysinibacillus sp. FSL W8-0992 window:
- a CDS encoding DUF6241 domain-containing protein yields MKKSYKWILLFVVVVLSVSVFWVINKNDKEKDSDIAEDNREESITSKTRDLSWVDGVHAAMLDDWKSGDKTFNERLVQEVMLKMTYQKLDTHANEGSIEITAQRIDNLIQIAEEEKAVFFHSETYIDILKRWKENDFSTVEDDNKLLHSLFDR; encoded by the coding sequence TTGAAAAAAAGCTATAAATGGATTCTTCTATTTGTAGTTGTAGTATTAAGTGTAAGTGTATTTTGGGTTATTAATAAAAATGATAAAGAGAAAGATTCAGACATTGCCGAAGATAATAGAGAAGAATCTATTACATCAAAGACTCGAGATTTATCTTGGGTAGATGGTGTTCATGCCGCAATGCTTGATGATTGGAAAAGTGGAGATAAAACGTTTAATGAGCGTCTAGTACAAGAAGTGATGCTAAAGATGACGTACCAAAAGCTCGATACACATGCAAATGAAGGTTCAATAGAGATAACAGCGCAAAGAATTGATAATTTAATACAGATAGCTGAAGAAGAGAAAGCCGTCTTTTTTCATAGTGAAACATATATAGATATATTAAAACGTTGGAAAGAAAATGATTTTTCAACAGTTGAAGATGATAATAAACTACTACATTCGCTCTTTGATAGATGA
- a CDS encoding sigma-70 family RNA polymerase sigma factor — protein MEYALLVTKAQKGDGEAFIQLIKQYEMILYRTAKAFGLQDEDIADLLQETVLTAFEKIATLKEAQYFNTWICRILLNNCYRFMKQHKQVMSLDTETLNELAHHDCLPIELEDALNSLEANYRIALTLYYVNGLTTKEISELLHEPEGTIKSRISRAKQFLKNDYYLEEAQLL, from the coding sequence ATGGAATATGCATTACTAGTTACAAAAGCGCAAAAAGGAGATGGGGAGGCGTTTATTCAGTTAATAAAGCAATACGAAATGATTCTTTATCGTACGGCAAAGGCATTCGGTCTACAAGATGAAGATATAGCAGATTTATTGCAAGAGACCGTATTAACTGCATTTGAAAAAATAGCTACTTTAAAAGAGGCGCAATATTTTAATACATGGATTTGCCGCATCTTATTGAACAATTGTTATCGCTTTATGAAGCAGCATAAGCAGGTAATGTCACTTGATACAGAAACATTAAATGAATTGGCTCATCATGATTGTTTACCCATTGAGTTAGAAGATGCATTAAACAGCTTAGAAGCAAATTATCGTATTGCATTAACACTTTATTATGTTAACGGTTTAACAACTAAGGAAATTAGTGAATTACTACATGAACCAGAAGGTACAATTAAATCCAGAATTTCGAGGGCAAAACAGTTTTTAAAAAACGACTATTATTTAGAGGAGGCGCAATTGCTATGA
- a CDS encoding DUF4179 domain-containing protein, which produces MKNSIEERLQHELNKEQELPQSVRIAFDQSYEQIRQQSKKKTKNSWLKPVTAAVATIALATAVMFSNDKVLAKLQSFFGLNDPGIEIASDHGDVQYVAQSQQSEDVTITLEHFFADAYRLAMQLNIKSDHIQMDDLYDMNIEYRLYNEQGEEIDAFVSDTKPKVGPGIFSSGEFKLSNVNKHAATLEMLIESSTKAVPSLDGAKIVIETVNFSTKQEGIISVDGEWAFDLKPATVESQVFVAENEVAGLELQQATLTNGSLHISLKISQNIEDENYIMDTKLLTDSKEAFYANAANVERTNDYTIINLVFPYSIWKKQKTLLLSVNGYEKLKLVEKE; this is translated from the coding sequence ATGAAAAACAGTATCGAGGAACGCTTACAGCACGAATTGAATAAAGAGCAAGAGTTACCACAATCAGTGCGAATAGCTTTTGATCAATCCTATGAACAGATTCGTCAGCAATCAAAGAAAAAAACTAAAAATTCTTGGCTTAAACCTGTAACAGCCGCAGTAGCAACAATTGCACTAGCTACTGCTGTAATGTTTTCAAATGATAAAGTTCTAGCAAAATTACAATCCTTTTTCGGATTAAATGATCCTGGGATAGAGATAGCGAGTGATCATGGCGATGTGCAATATGTGGCACAATCACAGCAATCAGAAGATGTTACTATTACACTGGAGCATTTTTTTGCTGATGCATATCGATTAGCTATGCAGTTAAATATCAAATCGGATCATATACAAATGGACGACTTGTACGATATGAACATAGAATATCGCCTTTATAACGAACAAGGTGAAGAAATAGATGCTTTCGTATCCGATACGAAACCAAAAGTAGGGCCAGGAATTTTTAGTAGTGGCGAGTTTAAATTGAGTAATGTAAATAAACATGCTGCAACATTAGAAATGCTGATAGAGTCTAGTACAAAAGCTGTTCCTTCTTTAGATGGTGCGAAAATAGTCATTGAAACGGTCAATTTTTCAACCAAACAAGAGGGTATCATTTCAGTGGACGGAGAATGGGCATTTGATTTAAAGCCTGCGACAGTTGAATCTCAAGTCTTTGTTGCAGAAAATGAGGTGGCAGGTCTTGAGTTACAGCAAGCTACATTAACTAACGGTTCGTTGCATATATCCTTAAAAATCAGCCAAAATATTGAAGATGAAAATTACATTATGGATACAAAACTATTAACTGACAGTAAAGAAGCGTTCTATGCAAATGCTGCAAATGTTGAACGCACGAACGATTATACAATTATTAATTTAGTATTTCCTTATAGTATATGGAAAAAACAAAAAACTCTTTTGTTATCTGTAAATGGTTACGAAAAATTGAAATTAGTGGAGAAAGAATAA
- a CDS encoding S9 family peptidase: MISFSKPDVEQFLRTFSIGDFAVSPDEKQLVFSTNLSGKYNLWAMNLPNTFPTQLTFIDQSCHGLLYDKQGRFIIAGFDHNGDENTQFYGLPLQGGTMKKIIYEEGTRNVGPILSEDGTKLYYTSSKDNPTYLNAYVYDLVTDKEETVLVGKDAPTFLLDFSPNEEVALYYKHFANTYTLLYAKRGEEHILLTPLTDQQHTVSDAVFVSDELIYLLTNYDADFTYLASYNLETNEFVKLKDLENESFTTLKYNKEKHCLYLISEKGVEDHLYMHDLLSDNWEELDSPCSVIEKLIVTKSGNLYLLGRGATKPHNIYQLKENGWTSLTEYTVPGVDQSELVEPDVITYSSFDGLEIESLFFKAKKENDNGEIIFWPHGGPQAAERKFFRASFQFFLNHGYSIFAPNFRGSTGYGLAFMKMVEGDWGHGPRLDNVAGLDWLIENGYAEKGNILLMGGSYGGYMALLLHGRHADYFKAVVDIFGPSDLFSFINSVPEDWKPVMDQWVGNPERDKQKLIEYSPFTYLETMVKPMLVIQGANDPRVVKEESDQIVQALKEKGRDVEYMLLEDEGHGFSKKENEIAVYQKILSFLNQFVESKVKA, from the coding sequence ATGATATCTTTTTCTAAACCAGATGTAGAACAGTTTTTACGAACATTTTCGATTGGTGATTTTGCGGTTAGTCCAGATGAAAAACAACTAGTTTTCAGTACAAATTTAAGTGGCAAGTATAATTTATGGGCCATGAATTTACCAAATACGTTCCCGACGCAGCTTACTTTTATTGACCAAAGCTGTCATGGCCTTCTCTATGATAAACAAGGGCGATTCATCATTGCTGGTTTTGACCATAATGGGGATGAAAATACGCAATTTTATGGACTTCCACTTCAAGGTGGGACAATGAAGAAAATTATTTATGAAGAAGGAACTCGCAATGTTGGACCAATTTTATCAGAAGATGGGACCAAGCTATATTATACTTCTTCGAAAGATAATCCAACGTATTTAAATGCTTATGTCTATGACTTGGTGACTGATAAGGAAGAAACAGTTCTTGTGGGAAAAGATGCGCCCACTTTTTTACTCGATTTTAGCCCGAATGAAGAGGTAGCCCTCTACTATAAACATTTTGCTAATACGTATACACTCCTATACGCCAAACGAGGAGAGGAACATATTCTTCTAACACCGCTAACAGATCAACAACATACGGTCAGTGACGCAGTTTTTGTATCCGATGAGCTCATCTATTTATTAACGAATTACGATGCTGATTTTACGTATTTGGCTTCGTATAATTTAGAGACAAATGAGTTTGTAAAATTGAAAGATTTAGAGAATGAAAGCTTTACTACGTTGAAATATAACAAAGAAAAGCATTGCCTGTATTTAATCAGTGAAAAAGGAGTAGAAGATCATTTATACATGCATGATTTGCTTTCGGATAATTGGGAAGAACTAGATTCACCATGCAGTGTCATTGAAAAACTGATAGTCACAAAATCCGGTAATTTGTATTTATTAGGAAGAGGGGCTACAAAGCCGCATAATATTTATCAACTGAAGGAAAATGGTTGGACATCTTTAACGGAATACACAGTTCCAGGTGTAGATCAAAGCGAATTAGTTGAACCAGATGTGATCACTTATTCTTCCTTTGATGGACTTGAAATAGAGTCCTTATTTTTCAAAGCTAAAAAGGAAAATGATAATGGTGAAATCATCTTTTGGCCACATGGTGGTCCGCAAGCTGCAGAGCGTAAATTTTTTAGAGCTTCCTTCCAATTCTTTTTAAATCATGGGTATAGCATCTTTGCTCCAAATTTCCGTGGTTCTACAGGCTATGGATTGGCTTTCATGAAAATGGTAGAAGGAGATTGGGGACACGGTCCACGTCTTGATAATGTGGCTGGACTCGACTGGCTCATAGAAAATGGATACGCGGAAAAAGGCAATATTTTATTGATGGGGGGAAGTTATGGAGGTTACATGGCCTTATTGCTTCACGGTAGACATGCTGATTATTTCAAAGCCGTAGTGGATATATTTGGTCCATCTGATTTGTTCTCATTTATCAACTCGGTTCCTGAAGACTGGAAGCCAGTTATGGATCAATGGGTAGGAAACCCTGAAAGAGACAAGCAAAAACTTATTGAATACTCACCATTTACGTATCTAGAAACTATGGTGAAACCAATGCTAGTTATCCAAGGAGCGAATGATCCCCGTGTTGTGAAAGAGGAGTCTGATCAAATCGTGCAAGCCTTAAAAGAAAAAGGTCGTGATGTCGAGTACATGCTTCTTGAAGACGAAGGACATGGGTTCTCTAAAAAAGAAAATGAAATTGCTGTTTATCAAAAAATCCTCTCATTTTTGAATCAATTCGTTGAATCTAAAGTGAAAGCGTAA
- a CDS encoding YqhV family protein produces the protein MMAIIEKSILAMVILRVLSGSIEVSAGFLMLKYNSLEKAFYINTMLALVGPTVLIVTTAIALFGLADKIPVTRIICLFTGITLILISSHIK, from the coding sequence ATGATGGCGATTATTGAAAAATCTATTCTTGCTATGGTTATTTTACGCGTATTATCTGGGAGTATTGAAGTAAGTGCTGGATTTTTAATGCTAAAGTATAATAGTTTAGAAAAAGCTTTCTATATTAATACAATGCTTGCATTGGTTGGTCCAACAGTTTTAATCGTAACGACTGCAATTGCATTATTTGGACTAGCTGATAAAATTCCTGTGACGAGAATCATTTGCCTATTTACTGGAATTACACTTATTCTTATTAGCTCACATATTAAGTAA
- a CDS encoding MerR family transcriptional regulator: MNIKQAAEMFELTVDTLRYYERVGVIPSVHRNENGYRDYTTSDLNWIYLAKNLRNAGLSIESLIEFATLAQFRETQNVEEAQKQILRDQLKELDEKLAKMNQVRDLLVYKIETYDEHIAKFKTGEMNSENLEKLWERKSD, translated from the coding sequence ATGAATATTAAACAAGCTGCTGAAATGTTTGAATTAACAGTGGATACTTTACGTTACTATGAAAGAGTTGGCGTTATTCCGTCTGTTCATCGTAATGAGAACGGCTATCGCGATTATACTACGAGTGATTTGAACTGGATTTATTTAGCTAAAAATCTGCGTAATGCTGGGCTGTCAATTGAGTCTTTAATCGAGTTTGCGACTTTGGCTCAATTTCGAGAAACGCAAAATGTTGAAGAAGCTCAAAAACAAATATTGAGGGATCAATTGAAAGAGTTGGACGAAAAATTAGCTAAAATGAATCAAGTACGAGATTTACTGGTCTATAAAATTGAAACTTATGATGAACACATCGCTAAATTTAAGACTGGGGAAATGAATTCCGAAAACCTGGAAAAACTATGGGAGAGAAAAAGTGATTAA
- a CDS encoding aldo/keto reductase, with the protein MQTVKLNNGVEIPILGFGTFQITDPMQAETSVKEAIKAGYRHIDTAQSYMNEEAVGRGIASSGVSREELFITTKIWVENVSYDGVKSSFERSLNRLALDYVDLLLIHQPYNDFYGAWRAMEELQETGKVRAIGISNFAVDRAVDLAEFNKVTPQVNQIEINPFQQQVKNIDALKAEGIMPEAWAPFAEGKNDIFNNPILVKIGEKYGKSVAQVITRWLVEQDIIVLAKSVKPERMVENINVFDFELTEEDKKDIATLNEGESQFFSHADPEMIRWMASRKINV; encoded by the coding sequence CTGCAAACTGTTAAATTAAACAATGGAGTAGAGATACCAATTTTAGGATTTGGGACATTTCAAATTACTGACCCTATGCAAGCGGAAACTTCGGTAAAAGAAGCTATCAAGGCTGGCTACCGTCATATCGATACCGCGCAAAGCTATATGAATGAAGAAGCTGTAGGACGTGGAATTGCTAGTTCTGGCGTTTCGCGTGAAGAACTATTTATCACTACAAAAATATGGGTAGAAAATGTCAGCTATGATGGTGTCAAGTCATCATTTGAGCGTTCTTTGAATCGTTTAGCCTTAGACTATGTTGATTTATTATTGATTCACCAACCATATAATGATTTTTATGGCGCCTGGCGTGCAATGGAAGAACTTCAGGAGACAGGAAAAGTTCGTGCGATTGGTATTTCAAATTTTGCGGTAGATAGAGCTGTTGATTTAGCTGAATTTAACAAAGTAACTCCGCAAGTCAACCAAATTGAAATCAATCCTTTTCAGCAGCAAGTGAAAAATATTGATGCGTTAAAAGCAGAAGGCATCATGCCTGAAGCATGGGCGCCATTTGCTGAGGGGAAAAACGACATTTTCAATAATCCTATTTTAGTTAAAATTGGTGAAAAATATGGCAAATCAGTTGCACAAGTAATCACTCGCTGGTTAGTTGAACAAGATATTATTGTTTTAGCAAAATCGGTGAAACCAGAGCGAATGGTAGAAAATATTAATGTATTTGATTTTGAATTAACTGAGGAAGACAAGAAAGATATCGCGACATTAAACGAAGGAGAAAGCCAATTTTTCTCTCATGCTGATCCTGAAATGATTCGCTGGATGGCAAGCCGAAAAATCAATGTTTAA
- a CDS encoding LysR family transcriptional regulator, with protein MNFEQFEYVKAIVENKSMSIASQQLHVTQSAISQSISMLEKELGIQLFQRSRNGTLPTEDGLWIIPKLMDILQKSNQLKMEIQSKNATFSGKVEIATIPSIFMTLLPDALVSFKKDFPLVHYSISEMENHNVIKAIMQKKADVGFITLTNESQSLDNQLIFHPLKLQSNFYLLVSAKSVLAIHSEIQLQDVLSESFILYGEHYYRNLMKEFEQRYSQISTIFHSYNPEVIKKSVAAGLGVSIVSKMMIEDDPYIDSGRIKAIPLIGYPFNFSLSFGAIYDRNQTNYKLIQRMLAYFNA; from the coding sequence ATGAATTTTGAACAGTTTGAGTATGTTAAAGCAATTGTCGAGAATAAATCGATGTCGATTGCATCACAACAATTGCATGTCACCCAATCAGCAATTAGTCAGTCCATTTCGATGCTTGAAAAGGAACTAGGTATTCAATTATTTCAACGTTCTCGAAATGGTACATTACCTACCGAAGATGGTCTGTGGATTATTCCAAAGTTAATGGATATATTGCAAAAATCTAATCAACTTAAAATGGAGATTCAATCCAAAAATGCAACCTTTTCAGGAAAAGTTGAAATCGCTACTATTCCAAGCATTTTTATGACCCTGTTGCCAGATGCATTGGTAAGTTTCAAAAAAGATTTTCCACTTGTACATTACTCGATTTCAGAAATGGAAAATCATAATGTGATTAAAGCGATCATGCAAAAAAAAGCAGATGTTGGATTTATCACATTAACAAACGAATCACAATCGTTAGACAATCAGCTGATTTTTCATCCATTAAAACTTCAAAGTAATTTTTATCTTCTTGTTTCAGCAAAATCAGTTCTTGCGATACACTCTGAGATTCAATTGCAAGATGTACTAAGTGAATCATTTATTTTATATGGAGAACATTATTATAGAAACTTAATGAAGGAATTTGAACAAAGATACAGTCAAATATCCACTATATTTCATTCTTATAACCCGGAAGTAATAAAAAAATCCGTAGCAGCTGGTCTAGGCGTTAGTATTGTCTCCAAAATGATGATTGAAGACGATCCATATATTGATAGTGGCAGAATTAAGGCTATACCGTTAATCGGATATCCATTTAATTTTTCCTTATCTTTTGGTGCCATCTACGATCGAAATCAGACGAATTATAAATTGATCCAACGAATGCTTGCTTATTTTAATGCATAA
- a CDS encoding MFS transporter, with protein MGRPKIWTKNFLYLCGSNFLIGLMFYMLATVFPLYVQSGMNGNQQQMGLVITIYVIGSVIARIFSGLWVDRFGNKKISIIGFTIFFIATISYFGVINGIILFLFVRFIHGMSYAVASTATNTAVVSVLPRSRQGEGIGYFSMFLSLAMVVGPSIGLLLWESENIYLLLIVVSILSAIALLLVTRVKLPEMVKPVPTIKKKLKWNDIIEIRALPISLVSFFLFFSYSSLSGFLASYTKEIHQSSITGLFFIVFALMIVVFRPVVAKLFDRFKEHYIFYPSIIVFTIGMFLLSQAHSVTIILIAGTLMGLSYGILFPCFQGLAIKQSPAVRSGAATATFFLLNDLGYGLGSYFMGFTASISSYRIMYVFAAVISLVSLVIYLFLYHFPDKKHQSVQTEI; from the coding sequence TTGGGTCGACCAAAAATTTGGACAAAAAATTTCTTATATCTTTGCGGTAGTAATTTTTTAATTGGTTTGATGTTTTATATGCTGGCGACAGTTTTTCCTTTATATGTGCAATCAGGAATGAATGGAAACCAACAACAAATGGGTTTAGTTATTACGATATATGTAATTGGTAGTGTAATAGCACGTATTTTTTCAGGTTTATGGGTGGACCGCTTTGGTAATAAGAAAATAAGTATAATAGGATTTACTATATTTTTTATTGCTACGATATCCTATTTTGGTGTAATAAATGGGATCATTTTATTTTTATTTGTCCGTTTTATTCACGGAATGAGTTATGCAGTTGCTTCAACAGCAACAAACACAGCAGTAGTTTCTGTCTTACCACGTTCTCGTCAAGGTGAAGGAATTGGTTACTTTAGTATGTTTCTTAGTTTAGCCATGGTTGTTGGGCCATCAATTGGTCTACTTTTATGGGAAAGTGAAAATATTTATTTGCTATTAATTGTAGTTTCTATTCTTTCTGCAATTGCATTACTTTTAGTAACACGTGTCAAACTACCAGAAATGGTAAAACCAGTACCAACCATAAAGAAAAAATTAAAATGGAATGATATTATAGAAATCAGAGCGTTGCCAATTTCTCTCGTGTCCTTTTTCTTATTTTTCTCCTATAGTTCATTATCAGGCTTTTTAGCATCTTATACGAAGGAAATTCATCAATCTTCTATAACTGGTTTGTTTTTTATTGTCTTTGCCTTAATGATTGTTGTATTTCGCCCAGTAGTTGCTAAATTATTTGATCGCTTTAAGGAACATTATATATTTTATCCATCGATCATCGTTTTTACGATAGGTATGTTTTTGTTAAGTCAGGCTCATTCAGTAACGATTATTTTAATTGCAGGCACTCTTATGGGGCTTAGCTACGGTATTCTGTTCCCTTGCTTCCAAGGTCTTGCAATCAAACAATCGCCTGCTGTTAGAAGTGGGGCTGCTACTGCTACTTTCTTTTTACTAAATGATCTTGGATATGGTTTAGGCTCTTATTTCATGGGGTTCACAGCATCTATTAGCAGTTATCGAATAATGTATGTCTTTGCGGCTGTTATTTCATTAGTTTCATTAGTTATTTATTTGTTTTTATATCACTTCCCAGATAAAAAACATCAATCGGTTCAAACAGAAATTTAA
- a CDS encoding NAD(P)/FAD-dependent oxidoreductase, with protein sequence MNVLDCIIIGGGPSGLSASLTLGRARRNIALFDDGTNRNKVTQSSHGFITRDGIKPQAFNELALKEVENYPSVSYFTATVTEIIKDIDNERFTVKTSTSQEFVSEKIILATGIQEIFTIPSIKKFYGKSLFSCPYCDGWEQKDKPLVVIAEKEEHVLHLTKLIYNWSQDLVVLTNGVQLSNEGKMELQIHNIKIISEKIKDLIGNDGYLQKIEFESGATIIRSGGFVAPSYYRPNQFAEKLGCEIHENGKVITDGVGRTSQKNVYIAGETERSKPSSLMISAAKGNKAAVSVNTDLTMERF encoded by the coding sequence ATGAATGTCCTTGATTGTATCATTATAGGTGGAGGTCCTTCTGGCTTAAGTGCTAGCTTAACTTTAGGAAGGGCCAGGAGAAACATTGCATTATTTGATGATGGAACAAATAGGAATAAAGTGACACAATCGTCACATGGATTTATTACTCGAGATGGGATAAAACCACAAGCGTTTAATGAACTCGCGTTAAAAGAGGTGGAGAATTACCCGTCCGTATCTTATTTTACTGCAACAGTTACTGAAATCATTAAGGATATAGATAATGAGCGATTTACTGTCAAAACATCTACTAGTCAGGAATTTGTTTCAGAAAAAATAATACTTGCCACTGGTATTCAAGAAATATTTACGATACCAAGTATCAAAAAGTTTTATGGGAAAAGTCTTTTTAGTTGTCCGTATTGTGATGGCTGGGAGCAAAAAGATAAGCCATTAGTGGTTATTGCAGAAAAAGAAGAGCATGTACTGCATCTGACTAAGTTAATTTATAATTGGTCGCAAGATTTAGTTGTCTTAACGAATGGAGTTCAATTATCTAATGAAGGTAAAATGGAGTTACAAATACACAATATCAAAATTATATCGGAAAAGATAAAAGACTTAATAGGTAATGACGGTTACTTACAAAAAATAGAGTTTGAATCAGGAGCAACAATTATAAGATCGGGTGGATTTGTTGCCCCATCTTATTATCGTCCAAATCAATTTGCTGAGAAGCTTGGCTGTGAAATTCATGAAAATGGAAAAGTTATAACAGATGGTGTTGGTAGAACATCCCAGAAAAATGTATATATTGCAGGAGAAACCGAAAGATCTAAACCATCCTCTTTAATGATTTCAGCTGCTAAAGGTAATAAAGCTGCGGTCTCAGTAAATACTGATTTAACGATGGAACGCTTCTGA
- a CDS encoding FadR/GntR family transcriptional regulator: MAGEKSPSERVLSERLGVGRSSVREALQSLELLGLIETRHGEGTFLTSTKASARRNIVDVYIRR, encoded by the coding sequence GTGGCTGGTGAAAAGTCACCTTCCGAAAGAGTCCTTTCAGAACGTCTAGGTGTCGGGCGATCCTCTGTGAGAGAGGCATTGCAAAGTTTAGAGTTATTAGGTCTTATTGAAACGAGACATGGGGAAGGTACGTTTCTAACTTCTACAAAAGCATCAGCTCGTAGAAATATTGTCGATGTTTATATTAGAAGATGA
- the accD gene encoding acetyl-CoA carboxylase, carboxyltransferase subunit beta, with protein sequence MVIRSLFSKKKEDGQEKRFPEGLMTKCPECRHIQLTKELEKNHKVCTKCDHHFKMTAQERVAYLLDEGSFVSMDDHLQTSNPLNFPDYVEKISVAKQQTGLSEAVLTGLGTLDGEEIVVAIMDSHFRMGSMGSVVGEKITRAVEKAIDLRVPIIIFTASGGARMQEGILSLMQMVKTSVALKRHSEEGLLFISIMTHPTYGGVSASFASVGDINIAEPQALIGFAGRRVIEETLREKLPNDFQKSEFLLAHGQLDAVFHRKDLRNQVAMLVKMHTKGGVQHV encoded by the coding sequence ATGGTAATACGTAGCTTATTTAGTAAAAAGAAAGAGGATGGACAGGAAAAGAGATTTCCAGAAGGACTTATGACAAAATGTCCAGAATGCCGTCACATTCAGTTAACAAAGGAATTAGAAAAAAATCATAAAGTGTGTACAAAATGCGACCATCATTTCAAAATGACTGCACAGGAGCGCGTAGCATATCTCTTAGATGAAGGTTCATTTGTTTCAATGGATGATCATTTACAAACAAGTAATCCACTTAATTTCCCTGATTATGTAGAAAAAATTTCAGTGGCTAAACAACAAACGGGATTAAGCGAAGCTGTACTGACTGGGTTAGGTACTCTTGATGGAGAAGAAATTGTTGTAGCCATTATGGATTCTCATTTCCGTATGGGCTCAATGGGCTCCGTTGTAGGAGAAAAAATCACACGTGCCGTTGAAAAAGCTATTGATTTACGTGTACCGATTATTATTTTTACTGCTAGTGGTGGAGCGCGCATGCAAGAAGGTATTCTATCATTAATGCAAATGGTAAAAACGAGTGTGGCATTAAAACGTCATAGTGAAGAAGGACTATTATTTATTTCGATTATGACGCATCCCACATACGGTGGCGTTTCAGCAAGCTTTGCCTCTGTTGGAGATATTAATATTGCAGAACCGCAAGCATTGATTGGCTTTGCTGGTCGCCGCGTCATTGAAGAAACATTAAGAGAAAAATTACCAAATGATTTCCAAAAGTCAGAGTTTTTACTAGCGCATGGTCAGCTTGATGCAGTTTTCCATCGGAAGGATTTACGAAATCAAGTAGCAATGCTTGTAAAAATGCATACAAAAGGCGGTGTGCAACATGTCTAA
- a CDS encoding acetyl-CoA carboxylase carboxyltransferase subunit alpha — MSKNFAFEEPVVQLREKIDELKTIATEADVDMTREIEKLETRLTQVEQSIYANMKPWDRVQIARHPERPTTLQYIEAICENFIELHGDRTFGDDAAILGGIALFEEQPVTIVGHQRGKSTKENIRRNFGMPHPEGYRKALRLMKQAEKFKRPIICFIDTKGAYPGKAAEERGPSEAIARTLSEMAILTVPVISIVIGEGGSGGAIALGVANRVFMLENSTYSVISPEGAASILWRDGSLGKQAAEAMRITAPDLKELDVIDGIIPEITGGAHRNVAKQASYIKECISVTLKALNSLNGEQLIEDRYEKFRKIGQYTEV, encoded by the coding sequence ATGTCTAAAAATTTTGCTTTTGAAGAACCAGTAGTACAATTACGAGAAAAAATTGATGAATTAAAAACGATTGCTACAGAGGCAGATGTAGATATGACAAGAGAAATCGAAAAGCTTGAAACACGTCTAACACAGGTAGAACAATCTATTTATGCCAATATGAAGCCATGGGATCGTGTACAGATTGCTAGACATCCAGAACGACCAACTACTTTACAATATATAGAAGCTATATGTGAAAACTTTATTGAGTTACATGGAGATCGTACATTTGGTGATGATGCAGCTATTCTTGGAGGAATTGCTCTCTTTGAAGAACAGCCCGTAACAATTGTTGGACATCAACGAGGAAAATCAACGAAAGAAAATATTCGACGAAATTTTGGTATGCCACACCCTGAAGGATATCGTAAGGCATTACGTTTAATGAAGCAAGCTGAGAAATTTAAGCGCCCAATTATTTGTTTTATTGATACAAAAGGAGCCTATCCGGGTAAGGCAGCCGAGGAACGCGGCCCAAGTGAAGCCATTGCTAGAACTCTCTCTGAAATGGCGATTCTAACAGTACCAGTTATTAGTATTGTTATTGGTGAAGGCGGAAGTGGGGGTGCCATTGCATTAGGGGTAGCTAATCGTGTCTTTATGTTAGAGAACTCAACGTATTCGGTTATCTCGCCTGAAGGGGCTGCATCGATCTTGTGGCGAGATGGTAGCCTAGGGAAGCAAGCTGCAGAAGCAATGCGTATAACAGCACCTGACTTAAAAGAGCTCGACGTTATTGATGGAATAATCCCTGAAATAACTGGTGGAGCACACCGCAATGTTGCGAAGCAAGCATCTTATATAAAAGAATGTATAAGCGTCACACTAAAAGCATTGAATTCTCTAAATGGCGAACAATTAATTGAAGATCGCTATGAGAAATTCAGAAAGATTGGACAATATACAGAAGTTTAA